From a region of the Arvicanthis niloticus isolate mArvNil1 chromosome 6, mArvNil1.pat.X, whole genome shotgun sequence genome:
- the Ccdc187 gene encoding coiled-coil domain-containing protein 187 isoform X10: protein MTTLPMGELPTSVRATLQNCSRANQQEGLYSLKPMGRMAGWKNSIKPRSEVFHPHAAKDNLLATTLRWPTLSQQLSPPQTVPYVAWSDYIKEPSPYMKACSLPMWSPCLDTRDVDSTVSSGRMSGSSGGHESCTLFHGPWKERPPLVLGPQRQPRKSNPRLEQLRDKIRAQAQWQASCASLGTSAPSSASCFYKTSTMLQRKTPKVTNALPVPAFPGSGILRTAEHRGKDRASLSSRRELSKFPQHHTLVPRTNFKKIKNIPCKREISKSSILRRTAKGRGSDRKEAVEASPAHTCLCKPKSAHSDQQVSKHTPSPAFHDQSATIQGAMETLQDLRQQIQAGLELARSPRVARKLSLSKPKLQNLAEKRNQELQSTQGMQGSFSKTAWTMAEGKNSSLGRAGNLHSRQHWKEAMAEQESCPQKTWTAQGQDTSFLRPGSNPEKPHSFSQRPWSALAWQTYPQRAWEAQGQDTSTLRSGSPLKKPSPFSQRPWSALAGQAYSACKDWEVFEPSPWNSLSRPHSALQDPWSNSSVQRSSPYSKSKSVPPSPKVKPAWPEPAQDFLQNKPAKEQVTPCPRPRGCLGQPHSSESLHDFMCQKAQALQQQATEQKALAAHTLELRNQRLQEVYRKQRESVLGKAIPVVSERRPGIVTFVPTQSGSMEAPGSLGSPLRKWSKVTSGMVLGDQEAPDSFCLCLNKPWNCAEIQDTGRPLEGYKQARLQALETMADVLKQRIDILTTKLHKPTLPDTVGDLTSDVMPLCPSPTPATPTLVPPSNLRTLMSKGGRETPQDMQAEPLLPRTYFQDGEMLPWSPSWELQNPNLGTHIESQPQGPVCSSPASVSQVVPHTQPCPAGSSSHGALSRGAIEGLEKKLQREMATLQALGACMRSSLGVPDAPDPTCGSLWQEEMPEVKKAGLVMPWTTRSCGKGEPVDRPWAGWSGGQGGLPWASSTA from the exons ATGACAACCTTGCCCATGGGTGAGCTGCCCACCTCCGTAAGGGCAACCTTGCAGAACTGTTCCAGGGCCAACCAGCAAGAAGGCCTCTACTCCCTCAAGCCCATGGGGAGAATGGCTGGTTGGAAGAACAGCATCAAGCCCAG GAGTGAAGTGTTCCATCCACATGCAGCCAAGGACAACCTTCTGGCTACAACACTGAGGTGGCCTAccctctcccagcagctgagTCCACCTCAAACAGTTCCCTATGTGGCCTGGTCTGATTATATCAAGGAGCCAAGCCCCTACATGAAGGCCTGCAGCCTGCCCATGTGGTCTCCATGCTTGGACACCAGGGATGTGGACAGCACTGTGTCATCTGGCAGAATGTCTGGCTCCTCAGGAGGGCATGAGTCATGCACACTTTTCCATGGGCCctggaaggaaaggccaccccTGGTATTGGGGCCCCAGCGCCAGCCCAGGAAGAGTAACCCTCGTCTGGAGCAGTTGAGGGACAAGATCCGAGCCCAGGCACAGTGGCAGGCTAGCTGTGCCTCCCTGGGCACCTCTGCCCCCTCTAGTGCCTCGTGCTTCTACAAGACCTCCACAATGCTACAACGGAAGACCCCCAAGGTGACAAATGCTCTTCCAGTGCCCGCTTTCCCAG GCTCAGGCATTCTTCGTACAGCTGAACATAGAGGCAAAGACAGGGCCTCTCTCAGCTCGAGACGGGAGCTCTCAAAGTTTCCCCAGCATCATACTTTAG ttCCAAGGACAAACTTCAAAAAGATCAAAAATATTCCTTGCAAAAGAGAGATCTCAAAGTCATCTATCCTTCGCAGAACAGCCAAAGGCAGAG GCTCTGACAGGAAAGAAGCTGTTGAGGCCTCACCTGCCCACACCTGCTTGTGTAAGCCCAAGTCTGCCCACAGTGACCAGCAGGTTTCCAAGCACACACCTAGCCCGGCTTTCCATGATCAGTCAGCAACTATCCAAGGTGCCATGGAGACCCTACAAGATCTGCGTCAGCAAattcaggctggtctggaacttgccaGGAGCCCCAGAGTAGCCCGGAAGCTCTCACTATCAAAACCAAAGCTACAGAACCTGGCAGAAAAGAGGAATCAGGAACTCCAAAGCACCCAGGGCATGCAGGGCTCCTTCTCAAAGACTGCTTGGACTATGGCAGAAGGGAAGAACTCTTCCTTGGGCAGAGCTGGGAACCTGCACAGCCGGCAACACTGGAAGGAAGCCATGGCTGAGCAGGAGTCTTGTCCACAGAAGACCTGGACAGCACAGGGGCAAGACACCTCTTTCCTAAGGCCTGGGAGCAACCCAGAAAAACCACACTCCTTCTCACAGCGGCCCTGGAGTGCCCTGGCTTGGCAGACCTATCCACAGAGGGCCTGGGAAGCTCAGGGCCAGGACACTTCCACCCTGAGGTCTGGGAGCCCCCTTAAAAAGCCAAGCCCCTTCTCACAGCGGCCCTGGAGCGCCCTGGCTGGCCAGGCTTATTCCGCTTGTAAAGACTGGGAGGTTTTTGAGCCCAGTCCTTGGAACTCTCTGAGTAGGCCACATTCTGCTCTCCAGGATCCCTGGAGTAATTCTTCTGTGCAGAGGTCCAGTCCCTACAGTAAGAGCAAAAGTGTTCCTCCTTCCCCAAAAGTCAAGCCAGCTTGGCCAGAGCCTGCCCAAGACTTCCTGCAAAACAAACCAGCAAAGGAACAGGTCACACCCTGTCCAAGGCCAAGAGGCTGTCTGGGCCAGCCACATAGCTCTGAGTCCTTACATGACTTCATGTGTCAGAAAGCACAGGCCCTACAGCAGCAGGCCACGGAACAGAAGGCCTTGGCTGCACACACGCTGGAGCTGCGGAACCAGCGGCTGCAGGAGGTTTACCGGAAGCAACGAGAGTCTGTCCTTGGcaaggccatccctgtggtcTCCGAGAGGCGCCCTGGCATCGTCACCTTTGTCCCCACACAGTCTGGG AGCATGGAAGCCCCTGGGAGCCTGGGATCACCACTGCGGAAGTGGAGCAAAGTGACATCTGGCATGGTGCTTGGGGATCAAGAGGCTCCAGACAG cTTCTGTCTGTGTTTGAACAAACCATGGAACTGCGCTGAGATTCAGGACACTGGACGCCCCCTGGAAGGC TACAAGCAAGCCCGGCTGCAGGCACTGGAGACCATGGCTGACGTCCTCAAGCAGCGTATTGACATCCTAACCACCAAGCTGCACAAGCCGACGTTGCCTGACACAGTTGGTGACCTGACCTCGGATGTGATGCCCTTGTGCCCCAGCCCAACACCTGCCACCCCAACACTCGTTCCTCCCTCTAACCTCAGAACCTTAATGTCTAAAGGGGGCAGAGAAACTCCCCAGGACATGCAGGCGGAGCCCCTTCTCCCCAGAACCTACTTCCAGGATGGTGAGATGCTACCATGGAGCCCCAGCTGGGAGCTGCAGAACCCAAACCTGGGGACTCACATTGAAAGCCAGCCCCAAG GTCCTGTTTGTAGCAGCCCTGCGTCAGTGTCTCAGGTCGTCCCTCACACTCAGCCTTGCCCTGCTGGCTCTTCAAGTCATGGGGCCCTTTCCAGAGGTGCcatagaggggctggagaagaagctgcagagagagatGGCTACCCTCCAGGCTCTCGGTGCCTGCATGAGGAG CTCACTCGGGGTGCCAGATGCACCAGACCCCACCTGTGGCTCCCTTTGGCAGGAGGAGATGCCAGAAGTCAAAAAGGCAGGCTTGGTAATGCCCTGGACCACCCGGAGCTGCGGTAAGGGCGAGCCTGTGGATAGGCCCTGGGCTGGCTGGTCGGGTGGCCAGGGGGGCCtcccatgggcctcttccactgCCTAG